One genomic window of Sphingobacterium oryzagri includes the following:
- the lepB gene encoding signal peptidase I: MWYIIFTACTIAALYGLWLLYKKAGKQGWEAIVPFYREYVMAQLTARPTWWVVLLIVPIVNIFIFYGLYLDLLKSFGKRRFWETAVAILLPFIFLPLWGRDPAVKYLGAANTDEFQKKYPYRKTVAREWADAIIFATVAATLIRGFLLEAYMIPTGSMERTLLIGDFLFVSKLNYGPRVPMTPLAFPFAHHTMPITGGKAYSELIQLPYKRLPGFQSIERNDVVVFNFPAGDTVILEHQDRTYADIVRYMGKEAVHNQFTVVTRPIDKRENYIKRCVGLPGDVISMENARLIVNGEDGFVPPEMQMDYYVYTDQMGLDPLEMKRLRLEYGPTDQPNIFRVFMTADEAELVKTWKNVQSVEIGIYDKADTLNVTYPYNKHYKWNFDNFGPITIPAKGWTVALDSLTVPMYARAIRDYEHNTLEKKADGYYINGQKAVNYTFKQNYYWMMGDNRHNSLDSRAWGFVPEDHIVGKALFTWLSYDKDGSFLSTIRWNRIFKGIK; encoded by the coding sequence ATGTGGTATATCATTTTTACAGCATGCACCATAGCGGCTCTTTACGGGCTGTGGTTGCTGTATAAAAAGGCTGGTAAGCAAGGATGGGAGGCTATTGTTCCTTTCTACCGTGAATACGTTATGGCGCAACTAACTGCGCGACCGACATGGTGGGTAGTACTGTTGATTGTGCCTATTGTCAATATCTTTATCTTTTACGGCCTTTACCTGGATTTACTGAAAAGTTTTGGCAAACGTCGGTTTTGGGAGACGGCCGTAGCGATTTTGTTGCCCTTTATTTTTCTGCCGTTATGGGGGCGTGATCCTGCTGTGAAATATTTAGGTGCGGCCAATACGGATGAATTTCAAAAGAAATATCCTTACCGGAAAACCGTCGCTCGTGAATGGGCAGATGCGATTATATTTGCCACGGTGGCCGCGACGCTTATCCGTGGTTTTTTATTGGAAGCCTACATGATCCCGACAGGATCAATGGAGCGTACGCTACTTATCGGCGATTTTCTTTTTGTTAGCAAACTGAATTACGGTCCGCGAGTTCCTATGACGCCACTTGCCTTTCCTTTTGCACATCACACCATGCCGATCACCGGTGGTAAAGCTTATTCCGAGTTAATTCAACTTCCTTACAAACGCTTGCCGGGTTTTCAATCCATCGAGCGCAACGATGTTGTCGTCTTCAATTTCCCGGCAGGTGATACGGTGATTTTGGAACATCAAGATCGAACCTATGCTGATATTGTAAGGTATATGGGTAAAGAAGCTGTGCATAATCAGTTTACGGTGGTCACGCGACCTATCGACAAACGCGAGAATTATATTAAGCGCTGCGTGGGGCTGCCGGGCGATGTGATATCGATGGAAAATGCGCGATTGATCGTGAATGGTGAAGATGGCTTTGTTCCGCCCGAAATGCAGATGGATTATTACGTGTATACCGATCAGATGGGACTGGATCCCTTAGAAATGAAAAGATTGCGTTTGGAATACGGCCCGACCGACCAGCCCAACATCTTTAGAGTGTTTATGACCGCGGATGAAGCCGAATTGGTAAAAACCTGGAAAAATGTACAGTCGGTCGAGATTGGTATATATGATAAAGCCGACACGCTGAATGTAACCTACCCATACAATAAGCATTACAAATGGAACTTCGATAATTTTGGACCGATTACGATCCCGGCTAAAGGCTGGACCGTTGCCCTGGATTCGCTTACGGTGCCGATGTACGCGCGCGCTATACGCGATTATGAGCACAATACGCTGGAGAAAAAAGCTGATGGCTATTACATCAATGGGCAGAAAGCGGTCAATTACACCTTTAAGCAAAACTATTATTGGATGATGGGCGACAATCGTCACAATTCATTAGACTCGCGCGCTTGGGGATTTGTGCCGGAAGATCATATCGTCGGAAAGGCGCTGTTTACTTGGTTGAGTTACGATAAAGACGGAAGTTTCCTGTCTACGATTCGCTGGAATCGTATTTTTAAGGGAATTAAGTAG
- the lepB gene encoding signal peptidase I, which translates to MWYTFFAVWIVGSLYGLWLLFRKAGKEGWEAIVPFYREYVMAQLTARPTWWVLLLIVPIVNIFVFYGLYLDLLKGFGKRRFWETMVAILLPFIFLPLWGHDPNVKYLGQANTESFRKQYPYQKSTVREWADAILFATVAATLIRGFLLEAYMIPTGSMERRLLVGDFLFVSKLNYGPRIPMTPLAFPFAHHTMPVTGGKAYSELIHLSYHRLPGFQALKRNDVVVFNLPTEADAPYNRPVDKRENYIKRAVGIPGDKVEMEEGVLHINNQAPYDSDDLQQGYLVYTDGSGLDVKRLLDKRIEYASDPANGLPFAEPYLIYVTKDEIDEIKQWTNVKSVLPYDNAGSAFPHDNMTRKWDFHNFGPFVVPKQGDEVIIDKESLPLYRRIVSIYEGNTLEERADGIYINGIKTNTYTIKMNYYWMMGDNRDNSADSREFGFVPEDHIVGKALFTWMSYDKDGSFLSKIRWERIFKGIK; encoded by the coding sequence ATGTGGTATACCTTTTTTGCAGTATGGATCGTTGGCAGCCTCTACGGGTTGTGGTTGTTGTTTAGGAAAGCGGGCAAAGAAGGTTGGGAGGCTATCGTCCCTTTTTACCGCGAGTATGTCATGGCTCAGCTTACGGCACGACCTACCTGGTGGGTATTGTTGTTGATCGTTCCTATTGTCAATATTTTTGTTTTCTACGGCCTGTATCTTGATCTTTTAAAAGGATTCGGAAAACGCCGCTTTTGGGAAACGATGGTGGCTATATTACTTCCGTTTATTTTCCTGCCGTTGTGGGGGCATGATCCTAACGTGAAATACTTGGGCCAAGCTAACACCGAAAGCTTCCGTAAACAGTATCCCTATCAAAAATCCACTGTACGCGAATGGGCAGATGCCATTTTATTTGCCACGGTAGCTGCCACGTTGATTCGTGGATTTCTTTTGGAAGCTTACATGATTCCGACAGGCTCCATGGAGCGCCGTTTGTTGGTTGGTGATTTTCTTTTTGTTAGCAAACTGAATTACGGTCCGCGCATTCCGATGACGCCGCTTGCTTTTCCATTCGCGCATCATACGATGCCCGTTACAGGCGGCAAAGCTTATTCGGAATTGATTCATCTTTCTTATCATCGCTTACCGGGATTTCAAGCATTGAAGCGCAATGATGTGGTGGTGTTTAACCTGCCTACGGAGGCAGATGCGCCCTATAACCGGCCTGTTGATAAGCGAGAAAACTACATCAAACGTGCGGTAGGCATTCCTGGAGATAAAGTAGAAATGGAAGAAGGAGTGCTTCATATCAATAACCAGGCGCCATACGATTCAGACGATCTGCAACAAGGATATTTGGTTTATACCGACGGATCAGGCCTTGATGTGAAGCGTTTGCTGGATAAAAGGATTGAATACGCCAGCGATCCTGCTAATGGACTTCCATTTGCCGAGCCCTATTTAATTTATGTTACGAAAGACGAGATTGACGAGATAAAGCAATGGACAAATGTAAAATCGGTACTTCCATACGATAATGCCGGTTCTGCTTTTCCACATGATAACATGACGCGCAAATGGGATTTTCATAATTTCGGACCTTTTGTGGTTCCAAAACAGGGAGATGAAGTGATCATCGATAAGGAAAGTTTGCCGCTCTACCGACGTATTGTAAGCATTTATGAAGGAAATACGCTCGAAGAGCGGGCGGATGGTATTTATATCAACGGAATCAAAACCAACACCTACACCATCAAAATGAATTACTACTGGATGATGGGAGATAATCGTGATAATTCGGCTGATTCCAGGGAATTTGGCTTTGTGCCGGAAGATCATATCGTAGGAAAGGCCTTGTTTACCTGGATGAGCTACGATAAAGATGGTAGCTTCCTGAGTAAGATTCGGTGGGAACGTATATTTAAAGGAATTAAATAG
- a CDS encoding pyridoxine 5'-phosphate synthase, translated as MTKLSVNINKIATLRNSRGGNVPNVLAAALACERFGAEGITVHPRPDERHIRYQDVYDLKAEIVTEFNIEGNCQEQKFVELVLANKPTQVTLVPDALGQITSNHGWDTIKHRDYLRDMVKRFQDQGIRVSIFVDPDEEMVEAAAETGTDRIELYTEAYAAEFGFDNEKAIAPYFKAAKKAADVGLGLNAGHDLDLNNLAYFNTHIPGLLEVSIGHALIADALYLGLEETVKRYLAALKA; from the coding sequence ATGACAAAGCTATCGGTTAATATCAATAAAATTGCGACACTAAGAAATTCGCGGGGCGGCAATGTGCCCAATGTTTTGGCAGCAGCATTGGCCTGCGAACGCTTTGGCGCGGAAGGCATCACGGTACATCCACGTCCGGATGAGCGTCATATCCGCTATCAAGATGTCTATGATCTGAAAGCCGAGATTGTGACAGAATTTAATATTGAAGGAAACTGCCAGGAGCAGAAATTTGTGGAGCTGGTGCTCGCCAACAAACCTACGCAAGTCACGTTGGTGCCTGATGCGTTGGGCCAGATTACGTCCAACCACGGTTGGGACACCATTAAACACCGCGACTATCTGCGCGACATGGTGAAACGATTTCAAGACCAAGGCATCCGCGTATCGATATTTGTCGATCCCGACGAAGAGATGGTAGAAGCCGCTGCAGAAACCGGAACAGATCGCATCGAACTGTATACCGAAGCTTATGCGGCCGAATTTGGCTTCGATAATGAAAAAGCAATTGCGCCGTATTTTAAGGCGGCAAAAAAAGCAGCAGATGTGGGATTAGGCTTAAACGCGGGACACGATCTCGACTTGAATAATCTCGCATATTTTAACACACATATACCAGGCTTACTGGAGGTGAGCATCGGTCATGCGTTGATCGCCGACGCCTTATATCTCGGGTTGGAAGAAACCGTTAAACGGTATTTGGCCGCGTTAAAAGCTTAG
- the cdaA gene encoding diadenylate cyclase CdaA, with the protein MENFDLNIFNGFRLLDIIDIFLVAIIIYYIYSLIKGTIAVNILIGVGLFYGIYLVVKQMEMRLLTEIFGGFISVGSIALIVVFQQEIRRFLIHIGKNISLRRKKFFWSFLGTKKATQVDNSEQIKPIIDACRSMSKSRTGALLVFSRYFDEEYYQSSGEYIDAPVSKRLLESIFFKNSPLHDGAVVIVDFRIMTASSVLPISDSEDLPPQFGLRHRAAIGVTEVSEAIAVIVSEETGEISMAKDGNVNMNLSPEELDKLLREEL; encoded by the coding sequence ATGGAAAATTTCGATCTTAATATATTTAACGGCTTTCGTCTCTTGGATATCATCGATATCTTTTTGGTGGCGATTATCATCTATTATATCTATAGCTTGATAAAAGGAACAATTGCGGTTAATATTTTGATCGGCGTCGGGCTGTTTTACGGAATCTATTTGGTCGTGAAGCAGATGGAGATGCGTTTGCTGACGGAAATCTTCGGCGGTTTTATCTCCGTGGGTTCGATCGCACTGATTGTTGTTTTCCAACAGGAGATACGGCGGTTTTTAATCCATATCGGAAAAAATATCTCCCTCCGGCGTAAGAAATTTTTTTGGTCTTTTCTTGGCACCAAAAAAGCAACGCAAGTGGACAACAGCGAGCAGATTAAGCCCATTATTGACGCCTGCCGGAGCATGTCAAAATCGCGTACCGGCGCATTGCTGGTATTTTCCCGTTATTTTGATGAAGAATATTACCAATCCAGCGGCGAGTATATCGATGCGCCGGTTTCGAAACGCTTACTGGAAAGCATTTTCTTTAAAAACAGCCCACTTCACGATGGTGCAGTTGTTATTGTAGACTTTCGTATCATGACGGCCAGCAGCGTTTTACCGATATCTGATAGCGAAGATTTGCCGCCACAGTTTGGTTTGCGCCACCGCGCAGCGATCGGCGTTACCGAAGTGTCCGAAGCAATCGCCGTCATTGTATCTGAAGAAACGGGCGAAATCTCGATGGCAAAAGATGGCAACGTCAATATGAACCTCAGTCCGGAAGAGCTGGATAAGCTGTTGCGCGAAGAGTTGTAA
- a CDS encoding DUF5007 domain-containing protein: MKITKYLALFSGSLLLFSACEKIEKGFLSDSPRYVNGTIVVPRGGIYVASEKINADGSTPPYTFKLLNLRDKDTGQPAPAEFFNSYDVLMFKSGQVFDAAKDTTVELLNAKRETVNTPPFVFNEASGQLVFNRASANLPLGNFVFDVEMSNPRGKKLFNDFGQVNIVDPTLADFFQVTYQAATGSNASETFFTTSAPQVTCERISAEGARVILKIVDKTGKPFNPSQGEVIRRGDRPTFESHVKFNPVVNTDTAMICDFEVSPFPLTGFNDGVTDWGYLIYYRIPSRFASIDNYGPGLNVNPVFGFRVLMEGTYIVTVRLPTVTRLTP; encoded by the coding sequence ATGAAAATAACAAAATACCTAGCACTATTCAGCGGTTCGCTACTGCTTTTTAGTGCCTGCGAAAAGATAGAAAAAGGCTTTTTAAGCGATTCTCCTCGCTATGTAAACGGCACTATTGTGGTGCCGCGCGGTGGAATTTACGTAGCGTCGGAAAAGATAAATGCCGATGGCTCAACGCCACCCTATACATTTAAGCTACTCAATTTACGGGACAAAGATACGGGACAGCCTGCGCCGGCCGAATTCTTCAACAGCTACGATGTCCTGATGTTTAAGAGCGGACAAGTTTTTGACGCGGCGAAAGATACGACCGTCGAGTTGCTGAACGCTAAACGTGAAACCGTTAACACGCCACCATTCGTTTTTAATGAAGCGAGTGGGCAGCTGGTGTTCAACCGCGCATCCGCCAATCTTCCTTTGGGTAACTTTGTTTTTGACGTAGAAATGTCTAATCCTCGGGGAAAGAAATTATTCAACGATTTTGGTCAGGTCAATATTGTAGACCCCACTTTAGCCGACTTCTTTCAAGTGACCTACCAGGCGGCAACAGGATCAAATGCTTCTGAAACGTTCTTTACCACCAGCGCCCCACAGGTAACTTGTGAGCGTATTTCTGCTGAAGGAGCACGCGTGATCTTGAAAATAGTCGATAAAACAGGGAAACCGTTTAACCCCTCACAAGGTGAAGTTATCCGCCGCGGCGATCGGCCAACATTTGAAAGTCACGTAAAATTTAATCCAGTGGTTAACACAGACACGGCCATGATTTGTGATTTTGAAGTATCACCATTTCCCCTTACGGGCTTTAATGATGGTGTAACCGATTGGGGTTACCTTATTTATTACCGCATCCCGAGTCGCTTTGCCAGTATCGATAACTATGGCCCCGGTTTAAATGTCAATCCGGTATTTGGCTTCAGGGTATTAATGGAAGGGACATATATTGTTACGGTGCGCTTACCTACGGTTACACGCCTCACACCGTAA
- a CDS encoding RagB/SusD family nutrient uptake outer membrane protein, with translation MKKTYLYILATLLLGSIYSCKDFLEEEPRNSTFVGEFWQSADDVRSALAGNYALLRDAITSGNSDVPRYYVFSEGTPSTYFTIQYSGDGLEGVQTGDFTWRYTIENNGDWTKYYKTIAMSNLVIEKVTAMDETIFVNQADPQRFKREALGQAYFLRALTYFMLTRVWGDVPLVLQSAEDPLAAAQVGRSPKAEVLEQIEKDCHQAAALLGWTYSDPQAARVTANKGSVYALLAHMYLWRATTTNLNSAEPIMQDVASADTTIAALKANGDYGLVDTASYYNTFIGKSREGIFEIAASEQNLEGSSRHIATFFLRQAQVDYYNPTYSRFFVPKSYFSTHYRKNVVGYGWVLNSANQWEWIEHIASIGETIYNDEYPDGVVVTADMMIDNSDIRMRKNFTDVNLDQPTCIKYSNVNYRAQNNAYISNNTIIFRYSDMLLLEAEIALYRSDVGKARSIINAFRSRNGSTSLVAESATKADVFYEYALERGKELYLEGHIYYDLIRTRQYAEFIPWLSPQRFLQGGFYWPVSQLLFKNNSFLTQTSYWIGKV, from the coding sequence ATGAAAAAGACTTATTTATATATATTGGCAACCCTACTGCTCGGCTCTATATACTCTTGTAAAGATTTTCTGGAAGAGGAACCGCGCAATTCAACTTTTGTCGGTGAGTTTTGGCAGTCGGCAGATGATGTACGCAGTGCGCTGGCCGGAAATTATGCCTTATTACGCGACGCCATTACCAGCGGAAATTCCGATGTACCGCGTTACTATGTTTTCTCGGAAGGCACGCCTTCGACTTATTTTACTATCCAATACTCCGGCGATGGACTGGAAGGCGTACAAACCGGTGATTTCACCTGGCGCTACACCATTGAAAACAATGGTGACTGGACGAAATATTATAAAACAATTGCGATGAGCAATCTCGTGATTGAGAAGGTAACCGCAATGGACGAAACGATCTTCGTAAACCAGGCAGATCCGCAGCGTTTTAAACGGGAAGCATTAGGACAAGCCTATTTCCTTCGCGCACTAACCTACTTTATGTTAACTCGTGTATGGGGCGATGTGCCTCTCGTGCTGCAATCTGCTGAAGATCCGCTTGCTGCAGCGCAGGTGGGCAGATCTCCAAAAGCGGAAGTGCTTGAACAAATTGAAAAAGACTGTCACCAGGCCGCAGCGCTACTGGGCTGGACCTACAGCGATCCACAAGCGGCTCGCGTAACCGCCAACAAAGGCTCGGTATATGCATTGTTAGCACACATGTACCTCTGGCGTGCCACAACAACCAACCTGAATTCGGCAGAACCAATCATGCAAGATGTGGCCAGCGCCGACACGACTATTGCTGCCTTAAAAGCCAACGGCGATTATGGTTTGGTCGATACGGCAAGCTATTACAATACATTTATCGGCAAATCTCGCGAAGGTATTTTTGAGATTGCGGCCAGCGAACAAAATCTGGAGGGCTCATCGCGTCATATCGCAACGTTCTTTTTACGCCAGGCACAGGTAGATTATTACAACCCGACATACTCGCGTTTCTTCGTGCCTAAAAGTTACTTTTCTACGCACTATCGCAAAAATGTAGTCGGCTATGGTTGGGTGCTCAATAGCGCAAACCAATGGGAATGGATCGAGCATATTGCCTCTATCGGCGAAACGATCTATAACGACGAATATCCCGATGGTGTGGTCGTCACGGCGGATATGATGATTGATAATTCGGATATCCGTATGCGGAAGAATTTTACCGATGTAAACCTTGATCAGCCTACCTGTATCAAATATTCCAATGTTAATTATCGGGCACAAAACAATGCTTACATCAGCAACAATACGATTATTTTCCGGTATAGTGATATGCTGTTGTTAGAAGCAGAGATTGCACTTTATCGCAGTGACGTGGGCAAAGCGCGGTCTATTATCAATGCGTTTAGAAGCCGCAATGGCTCCACTTCGCTTGTCGCGGAAAGTGCGACCAAAGCCGATGTATTTTATGAATATGCATTAGAAAGAGGAAAAGAACTCTACCTCGAAGGTCATATTTATTACGATCTCATCCGCACGCGTCAATATGCTGAATTTATTCCTTGGCTGTCACCACAACGTTTTCTACAAGGTGGTTTCTATTGGCCCGTTTCGCAGTTGTTGTTTAAAAACAACTCGTTTTTGACACAAACTAGCTATTGGATTGGAAAGGTATAA
- a CDS encoding SusC/RagA family TonB-linked outer membrane protein, with translation MKIIVTLWISVLITVNAYAQQIRGKVLDQNKVPVAGASIKNLSTSLTTQTNQNGEFAIAADAKHQLEVSSVGYEKQQISASNTPLLITLTETLSTLEDAVVIGYQTVTKKKSTAAVSTISGKDLENIPAASFETILQGRLPGVNVQNVSGSPGSMGSVYVRGSTGLSNNYDEAQILSSPLYVVDGVPQPTEQYANLNTGTGTNFLAGLNPNDIESVSVLRDASAAAIYGSRAANGVILITTKKGVVREPVVVINGYSGLTKRPDLRPMALGSAERGQKMSMLNNQLTLEQLANLPYLLTDSLNPAYNGNTNFQDLFYQQGQVNNADLSVSGGGGSSTYRFSGNYYNEEGIIKQTGFTRFATRLNLATRAMKEKLTINPIVAYTFIDRPRGNGSSTNPFPWNAGNMPSSLYNLSDQRRDYYMGAYDGDLDKNVTNQLSLNLNMNVQLTPKLTLTSQTAFQYNTGRRDYSRPSFLNANLGNSASSWTSDQQNWRTSNYLNYSDTFGKHSLTVLVGQDVERDKYQETSAEGYYGSSDQIKVVQGFLQDYIGAYSDYQAWGLLSYYSRLSYDFDDRYIFSGSIRTDGSSRFGRDSRYGWFPSASAAWLISEESFMEDNSTFSLLKLRASYGTVGNLPRDNYLPYSNYRVNAGGYAGNTGGASYNGVTAVTPNFTNGVAQDGLTWEKGTSWNIGTDIELWGGKYSIAADIYNKETKNQLFAVQLPVSTGYDYAMTNSVAVRNAGAELVIGANPLSSTSPVSWRSNFNISYNKNQIMALPNGGRDLVMNGDRFDASHILSIGSPINAFYLFQTLGVYSTINDVPVNPYSGALYGNGGAYGAGMFHLKDLDGDYFLDSFRDGINPDKMPIGDPNPKWTGGWTNAFTYKNFTFSFFINFTLDRDILNLYEADAFATTFNNEQFASKAYPDLSGYNIWAKDGDQAEYAKLDLGTYRYYYTSAQTFFLEDGSYVRLKNIIGSYDFGKRLTERLGLNRLRVYGIVDNLLTWKASKKLPDPEAVNIYGEYNGFGYPMPKKFTIGLEITL, from the coding sequence ATGAAAATTATAGTCACACTATGGATTTCGGTGTTGATAACGGTGAATGCGTATGCGCAGCAAATTCGAGGAAAAGTGCTTGATCAAAACAAAGTTCCTGTTGCTGGTGCATCTATCAAAAACCTCAGCACATCCTTAACCACGCAGACCAACCAAAACGGTGAATTTGCGATCGCGGCAGACGCCAAACACCAATTGGAAGTCAGCTCTGTAGGCTACGAGAAGCAACAAATCTCGGCTAGCAACACACCTTTGCTCATAACACTCACGGAAACATTGAGTACGTTAGAGGATGCTGTGGTTATCGGTTATCAAACGGTAACGAAAAAGAAAAGTACGGCGGCCGTATCAACCATTTCCGGCAAAGATTTGGAAAACATTCCGGCAGCGAGTTTCGAAACCATCTTACAAGGAAGGCTTCCGGGCGTAAACGTACAGAATGTGAGCGGTTCGCCAGGAAGTATGGGATCCGTGTATGTCCGTGGTTCAACCGGCTTGAGTAACAATTACGATGAAGCACAAATTCTCAGTAGCCCTTTGTACGTGGTAGATGGTGTGCCACAGCCCACGGAGCAATACGCCAATTTAAATACGGGAACGGGAACCAATTTTCTGGCGGGCTTAAATCCTAACGATATTGAATCTGTATCCGTGTTGCGCGACGCATCTGCCGCGGCTATCTACGGTTCGCGTGCGGCAAATGGCGTTATTCTGATCACGACAAAAAAAGGTGTGGTACGTGAACCTGTGGTTGTGATTAACGGCTATTCTGGTTTAACAAAACGCCCGGACTTGCGCCCTATGGCTTTGGGAAGTGCGGAACGTGGACAGAAGATGAGCATGCTAAACAATCAGCTTACGCTCGAGCAACTGGCCAACCTGCCTTACTTACTGACGGATAGTTTAAACCCAGCATACAATGGAAACACGAACTTCCAGGACCTGTTTTATCAGCAAGGGCAAGTCAATAATGCTGACCTGAGCGTAAGCGGCGGTGGCGGCAGCTCGACCTATCGCTTTAGCGGAAATTATTACAACGAAGAGGGAATTATAAAGCAAACCGGATTTACTCGTTTCGCGACCCGATTGAATCTCGCGACCCGTGCGATGAAGGAAAAGCTGACGATAAACCCGATTGTAGCCTATACCTTTATCGATCGTCCACGCGGTAACGGTAGTTCTACCAACCCTTTCCCCTGGAATGCAGGCAATATGCCAAGCTCACTTTACAACCTTTCAGACCAGCGTAGAGACTATTACATGGGGGCTTATGATGGCGATTTGGATAAGAACGTCACCAACCAGCTGAGCTTAAATCTCAACATGAACGTGCAGTTAACACCAAAATTAACCCTCACGTCGCAAACCGCTTTTCAATACAATACAGGCCGCAGAGATTACAGTCGTCCAAGTTTTCTGAATGCGAATCTTGGAAACTCCGCCAGCTCCTGGACATCCGATCAGCAAAATTGGCGGACATCCAACTACCTTAATTACTCCGATACTTTTGGTAAACACTCCCTAACGGTATTAGTCGGCCAGGATGTTGAACGCGATAAATATCAAGAAACATCGGCTGAAGGCTATTATGGAAGTTCCGACCAGATTAAAGTGGTACAAGGATTCTTGCAAGACTATATCGGAGCCTATTCCGATTATCAAGCCTGGGGCTTACTATCTTACTACTCTCGGTTGAGTTATGACTTCGATGACCGCTATATATTCTCGGGAAGTATCCGTACCGACGGTTCATCGCGCTTTGGCCGTGACAGTCGCTACGGTTGGTTTCCTTCAGCATCTGCCGCCTGGCTTATTTCGGAGGAAAGCTTTATGGAAGATAATAGCACATTTTCACTCCTGAAGCTACGCGCTAGCTACGGTACCGTCGGAAACCTGCCACGAGACAACTATTTACCTTACAGCAACTACCGGGTTAATGCGGGCGGCTATGCCGGCAATACGGGTGGTGCTTCTTACAATGGTGTAACGGCAGTGACACCAAACTTTACCAATGGAGTCGCACAAGATGGCCTCACCTGGGAAAAGGGCACAAGCTGGAACATCGGTACAGATATCGAACTTTGGGGCGGCAAATACAGTATCGCTGCAGATATCTACAACAAGGAGACAAAAAATCAGCTTTTCGCCGTGCAATTGCCTGTAAGTACGGGATACGACTATGCGATGACCAATTCCGTCGCGGTGCGTAACGCTGGTGCAGAGTTGGTCATCGGTGCCAATCCACTATCTTCCACGAGTCCGGTTTCCTGGCGTTCTAACTTCAATATCTCGTATAACAAAAACCAGATTATGGCATTGCCCAATGGCGGCAGGGATTTAGTGATGAACGGCGACCGCTTTGACGCATCGCACATTCTTTCGATTGGTAGTCCGATCAACGCGTTTTACCTCTTTCAAACACTTGGTGTGTATTCAACTATTAACGATGTGCCGGTCAACCCTTATTCCGGAGCCCTTTACGGTAACGGTGGTGCATACGGTGCAGGGATGTTTCACTTAAAAGATCTAGACGGTGATTATTTCTTGGATTCATTCCGCGACGGTATAAACCCGGATAAAATGCCTATCGGCGATCCGAATCCGAAATGGACCGGTGGCTGGACGAATGCATTTACTTACAAAAACTTTACGTTCTCTTTCTTTATCAACTTCACACTTGACCGCGATATCTTAAATCTCTACGAAGCGGATGCTTTTGCTACGACATTTAATAATGAACAGTTTGCATCAAAAGCTTATCCGGATCTTTCTGGCTACAATATTTGGGCGAAAGATGGCGATCAGGCGGAATATGCGAAATTAGACTTAGGAACCTATCGCTATTACTACACCTCTGCACAGACGTTCTTTTTGGAAGATGGCAGTTATGTACGCCTGAAGAATATCATCGGTTCGTATGATTTCGGCAAGCGCCTCACCGAGCGGTTAGGTTTAAACCGTCTACGTGTGTACGGCATTGTAGATAACCTATTGACTTGGAAAGCTTCTAAAAAGTTGCCTGACCCGGAAGCTGTTAACATCTACGGAGAATACAACGGCTTTGGCTATCCTATGCCGAAAAAGTTTACTATCGGATTAGAGATCACCTTATAA